Part of the Bacillota bacterium genome, CGCGTTCACCACGCTGAAGAACATATGGGCCTCCCGCGCTCCCATGGGAAGATAGCCCACCTCGTCGATGATGAGCAGCGAGCAGCCGGTGAAGACCCGCAGCCCCTTGGCGGATACCTGGGCCCGCGTAAGCCTGCGGATCATGTCCTCTAGGGTGGTGAAGTAGACCTTGTGGCCGGCCTTGACCGCCTCCACCCCGATGGCGATGGCGAGATGGGTCTTTCCCACCCCGGGCGGGCCCATGAGGAGCACGTTCTCCCGACTGGAGAGGAAGCGCAGCTGGGCGAGCTCTCTCACCATGCGGGGGTCGATGTCGGGGTTGAAGGAGAAATCGAAGGAAGAAAGGGTCTTTACCAGCGGGAAGTGGGCCAAGCGCATGAGCATGGCGTGGCGTTTCTCGGCCTTGCTCTCCATCTCGGCTGAGAGCATATGGGAGAGGAAGTCCGAGTAACTCCATTTCTCCC contains:
- a CDS encoding ATP-binding protein, which encodes MLSPFSRDPLSPNPGCQRKRVNSTAASLEDILSRATREKWSYSDFLSHMLSAEMESKAEKRHAMLMRLAHFPLVKTLSSFDFSFNPDIDPRMVRELAQLRFLSSRENVLLMGPPGVGKTHLAIAIGVEAVKAGHKVYFTTLEDMIRRLTRAQVSAKGLRVFTGCSLLIIDEVGYLPMGAREAHMFFSVVNARYERGSILVTTNKGVAEWGDYLADPTLAAALLDRFLHHCHVLNISGESFRLKEKAKKSSGTGRKRYSGKQGD